The DNA segment TATTACAGCAGCAAGaaaagttatttcctttttctaataACTGTTTTTTCTCCAAGTTCTTACACcaagaaaagcatattttatcaGTCAAAACATGATTATTTGATACTATTTAGGTATCTTCTGTAGAAAAGTGGAATtggaatttaaaaatacttgccAGTATGGATATGTTTGATAGCGTTCACAGAGACCATGAAGAATAAAGTTTTCTGTGCTCTGTCTCTTCTCTGCATAGTGAAATGCCATTGAAGCTAAAGGGAGTTCTGCATGTGCAGGAAAATGCAGTGTTGAGGTGTAGGGCTTCAGAGTAAATTAGAGTGTTTAATTCCCTACTTTAACATAATctattaagaatatttttaggTGTACAATCAAGAAATATACTGCATTGTAAACATCTCTGTTGCCTTCAAAGGACTCTAAAGGTAATGCATATATAATGGTACATAAATTTGgcttctgaaatatttacagaTGGGCCTGTGATTTACAAGACCTACTTGAAGACAGAGCACAGTGATGAAAATATAGAATTCTGGCTTGCTTGTGAAGCTTATAAGAAGATCACATCACAGAGGAAAAGGATTTCCATGGCCAGGAAACTTTTTACAAGTTACATTCAGCCCCAGGCTCCCAAAGAGGTGACACAATAACACATTCACTTTATCTCCTCAAACAGAAATGCCTGGTGTGTAATACTGCTCACAAATGCCAAGCACCTCCGGTACCCAGGGAGTGAAAACACCTCTTGTATTACTGAGAGTGAAAACTGTAACAATTCACCCTCCTCAAATGTTTGAACACAGAATTTTAATACTTGTCTTCACATCTTGACAATAGGTAAATCCTTCAACTATATCCACCAAAGATACAAGCAAAAGGCAAAACTAGATTAATGACCAAGTTCTTGGATCTGTTCTAATCTTTTCAGCATCTGATCCAGCAGCCATTGATATCACTCCAATAGCTTTTGCATCATGCCATTGTTACAGGTATATATAACTCTGGTCTTTGCAAGAGTAAATATAAATAGACAAAGCAAAAACTCTACCCAATGCTGTCCCCTTTATAAAATGGGCTAAAATAAAGGTTCCATGACAGAATTGTTTTCTGCTTCCAATAGTACAAGATTTAGGGAAAACAGAGAAGATCTATATACAAAATGTTTGagagtgattttattttcctgacaaGTGACTATACAAACAAGGGTCTCTCCAGCAAAATCAGTCATGCTTTATGACCTTTAACTATTCTAGCTTATTACTTACCTTGCAAAAAATAAGCTCAGTCTggctttgctgttgctgcttctggCATACTGAACATAACTGAAAAATCAGGCTGGTTTATGCATgacaataaaattattatagAATCTCAAAATGCAACTTCCCTGTTGACACTGAAGGCAAGCCAAAGCCAACTCAGCTGCATCCTCAGATGCTGGCTGAGAGCAATTGTTGTTTTAAATGACTAAACCATTCCCAGTAATACAAAACTTAAAGAAATTTGAAAGTTCCCTCTGCTGGTTTTAAGTGACAATTggcaagaaaatgctttttttttggtggttttctgctttatttttagtgtGTGCAGCTATAGGAAACTCAGCAAGACATTTGTATTTccaaaaaagaaatgtcagtaTTGTCAACCACAAATTCATCAATCAAACATATGGCCTTAAATAaggacatttaaaaaaagatgtatAATTTTTCCTCCCTCCTAAAATAGTATGTATTTGGATCTTACTTAACCTCCTTAAGGCTTGAAGTCTAGGACCTATTTTATGCATATGAGCCCACCAATGACTTTACCACTACTCTCAACCTCCACTGATCACAATAGTCAGGTTTAAGCTGGCTTTTCCATTAAGGATGTGGGACAACCTGGGAAATTCAGACAGCTCCCACGCTTCTTGTCCCCAAGGGAGCAAGCTACTCCTCCAGCTACTAACATACGTCTTACTaaatcaaacaacaaaagaagagCAAATTGGTCAACGGATAAGATGGGATTTTCTGGCAGTATAAGGAGAAATCCACTCTGCTAAAATCATTGTTTTTTGTTAGGTGCTGATTTGAAATTAAAGGGTATATGAAAAGATataaataaaaggcatttaatAAAAGTCCTCTAAGTTCAATCTTCCTTACCTTTCCTTTGCATATGTTTAGTGATACTTGAGTagtgttcttttctgtttcagattaaCATTGACAGTCCTGCGAGGAAAGCAATTATAAGGAATATTCAAGAGCCAACACAGTCCTGTTTTGAAGAAGCACAGAGAATAATTTACATGCACATGGAAAGAGATTCTTATCCACGATTTCTTGAATCAAAGTTCTACCAAAACCTCATACACAGCCTTCAAAACAATGGCAGCAATTCGATGGTAAATTAAATAGAAAGGTTGAAAATTTAGAAAGGTTTTTTGTGGCAtataaatgttaatattttaaagtagaCAGAAGAAATTGTGCAGTAGACAAATATTACTTCTAATCTTCTCAACTGTTTTGTTTATGTTAGAATTGATAAGGCACtatctttcctcttccctttattttcccATGGAACAGTTCcgattttgttttcttctcccatcaATGAAGCCCTAAAAGCTAGTGAAAGCTAAGTATAAAGaagtttcagctgaaaaggattgTCTAAGGTTTTATAGTCTTTTACTGATATTTAGAACTCTAATAACATTTTCAGTATTCCTGCTTGGAGAggcctgaaataaaaaataattttgctgctagaaaataaatgtttatttgtCTATACATAAcgcaaaagaaaaaatatctgcattGCTGTATTgacttttctgttgttgttttattctTGTGTTCTTCCAAAGTGTTAGATGATACATTATGAAGTACAGCTATTTGCTTAACCTATGAAGTGTAGTATTCATACATTATACATGCATACAATTATGATGTGCAACATAATCTAGAGAGATAATTGGTCTATGGTATACTACAATACTACCAGTGTATCCTGAATTTATCTCCAGTGATAAGACTCATTAGTagtttgtctttattttctggACATAGatacaaaaatgtatttctttcccttcagtcACCCCAGTAATTAGATACAAGCAAGCCTGACATTTGAACATCATACTGTAACACAAACAGGGCTCTTTCTCTCATGCATAAGCTATAAGAGGCAGCTTGCTGATTCATTGAACAAGTATTGAAGTAGTCTGGTTTACATTCAAAAAACAATCTGACTTCTCAAATCCCATTGAAACTGAAATCGtttaattcttttaatgtaCCTCAGCATAGATACTAAAAGCCATAGATAAGAGGGACCTCTCTAGCATCCTCTCAAGCTGCATTATTCCAAGGAGTACAAACAGCAAGTAATTCTGACATCAGCTACATAAATCCTGATAGCATCACACTGATCCTCTAGAATGATTTTGCAGGAGAAATTAAGTATTCGTTCAGTTGGATACATTTATTTAACTGAGATTACTTCAATCATGTTACTAGTTtatggttctgaattactttaAACTGTAACGTGTCTGCCTAGTTTTGAAAGACAATTTTTGTGACAATGTCATTGTTTCACCTCTGTTCGGAAAGCCTAATCTTTCTATGGAAAACTCACACCTATTCATTGTGCCATTCACTTAACCACAGTGAGtttttgttcttcctcagaACTtcccatgatttttcaaagtgaACGTCTAAGCGTTTTCCTTAAAGGCAACCATGAAGACATAGGTCAGTGCAGACAGTGAACAAACAATTGGGTTTCACTTCTGTGACATCTACATTGTAATGAAGAAAAACTATAGTTGTTCTTTTAAAACGTTCCTCTTAACCATGTATTAAGATATTATTTGTGaatatattttaaggaaaaatctCAATCCCTCCTGAAAGAATGAACATTGTTTCGGGTCTCTGAGCAGTGGTATTATTGCAGTGCACAATATAGTTTACATTAGGGAAGAGGGACAGTGATTTACTGATGACAGATATATCTTTGTCAACAGCATCAAAATACATAATATGATGCCTGGCTTTGTATGACATTATGTTGGTAAACTTTGATTGTCTATGAGTGCTCTGATGCCAACACATGAACTACAGCGTAAGTGATCATGTTATAAATTATAATCAATTTCTAAGGTTACACAAATACTTTTTGCccataattttaataaatttttcaAGCCAGAATTTATGTTCATGTCTGAAACTGAACGCAAAGCAAGTCTGAGCACAATCTACACTACTATAGAAAGCATTAAGGTAACTCTAGTGTTGTAAGAAAAGTGATTGTCAGTATAGAAGAAAACTCTTTCCTTTTACACTGACCCTATGCAAATGGACTATCATATAATTGTGTGAATTGTCAGCTCATAAAACCACTTTCAGCAAGCAAGGACTCCATTGGCAATCcagcagctcttgctgctcTTTAACTGCTGATGTATGTACAGTGCATTGGACTTTGGCTTGATTGACCCTGCAGATGCCACagcctcacagcaaagaaaaactgcagaaactACTAAAAAGTAGTCCCTGCAGGAAAGCAGATACATGACAGAAGCCAACCtgagcagaagacaaaaaataaaccaggacTATACTATGAAAAGCCTTCCCATTTCTGTTTGGATTAGAAGTTCAGAAGACCTAGGTGCTGGTCTGTGAGTGAAAAAGGCCTCTATTGACCAAGGATACCTTTCCACATCCAAACAGGCTTCACATGTGGCCTTCTTGAAGGGGTTAAACAAAGAGGCTGGTCAGGTAGTGTACTGGTAGACAGAATCCTTCTCCCTGCAAAAAGGAGAttattcagagaaagaaaaaaaagaaaaaaagaaaaaaatcatccaCACAGAATGCTCAGAGGAATCATAGAGGGACCCAGAAGAGCATTTTATGTCATTAAATGTTTAGCATTTATTTTGCTAACAGCTCATGAGTCTAGCAACCTTTACTGCTGGCAGGTGTGTTAACTTTACATTTCCTTCTAGGAGTAACCAAAAgattgggtttgtgtgtgtgtgcatcccaATGTTGGAAGATAAGAGGGTCTTTTCCCCAAATAGATTTATTATTAACTGGTACAGATCTTGTTCctgcttgatttttcttttctgtgaccACATGCACAATGACAGTGTATTTCATCAGATCACATGATTCATAAACCTGCAACTCATGGCAGCAGCAATAACAAATCACtgcttttaacattttcattaacagCACTTGAACAAGCCCAGGTATGCTTTCCACTGGCAGGCAATACTAAAGGGTATTTGCTCACATTAATAATTCAAAGCTACTCTTAagatagataaaaaaaaactataACATGGCTAAATTGGCAGAATTCTCTCTCATTCTTGCCTTGTTTATTTAATGTGAATAAACATTTATAGCATCAAAACAATAGcaatttttcaaatacattaaatttGACAAGATAAAAACTTAGATTAATAAAAACTCTATGGCAATTAATTGTATCCAACCATGGAAACTGTTGACCTATTTAGGCTCCCTAAAAAATACTGGACAGATGGTCTgatgggtttttgtttgtttgctgtcatttggttggctcttttttttttgggggggggggggaggtttggttgtttggttttgggtttttttggttgtttttgaaAAAGCTGATAATTAGATCATTTTACTTTGTACATAAGAGCTGTGTCGGCCTGCTTTCTTGATAAAAGTGACAAAATTCATGCTCTGTTTCCTACTCTATTTTTATACTGCTGCTTTTATGACTTCCACATCCAGTCTAGGTGTATAGGTGATGATAGACAGAATAACAAATGCAAATTTTATATCAGATCTAAAAAACAAAGTAAGGGCCTGCTTATAATTAGAGCTagttaaaacaaaactgtaaaaataggttagcctGATCTTTTCTGTATAGATTGGTGGTAAAAGAGAATATATAATGTCTCGCCGTTGTATGATCAAAAGCCTTTAGAGACTAAGTTGTTTTTTTGAGGCTTTTCTCTCAAGTTCTCTCTATTTTGTACTTCTGTATTAACTCTagatatttctgcttttaaatctcaagaaataaaaaacaggtAGTCTCACTCTAAGCATAGTAATGAAGAAATATGCAGAACTTCATACTGTAGACAGCTGATTTAAGCAAATATTATGAACAGAGATGTTTACCACCAATTACAGTGCAGATAAGGATGTTTAGGAACCTACAGCctcagagaaaagggaaattacTGTAGCATTTCCAAGTATTGCCAAATATATAGTACTGTTGCAATCACAGGTCCCTTCAGATGTTTGGTCTAACGCTCACTAAACACAGAGGAAAGTGCAATGGAAAAGTCTTtaggaaagaatattttttctgcacATGCCAATTACTTGGATTACACTGCTGCAGACTGTTGCCTTTTCTGAGCAAAGGTAATTCAGCATCCTAATACAGGCTTCCCTACAGTGTCCTACAACAAATCTTTCACAGAGGTGGTAACCATTCTTGGAGGAATTACCCATTTAATAACTTGTCAGTAGCACTAAGTAACTGTACAGCTTTGAATGCTTTAATTTCAAAATCTAATATTTCaaactaaatatatatatatatatttaaatttaagtTCAAAATAGCAGTCCCAGTTCAGAGGCTGAACGCACAAAGGATTCCCactttttgcttggtttttttgttttttttttatgaaaaaagaaacaggtacAACATagtagagaggaaaaaaaaacccacaaaagaagcaaattaCATATTGGAGAAGTAAATCATGTAGCCAAGCACACTTTATATTTTACACATCATAGGTACACAGATTCTAAGAACTATGGCTTCTCATCACACCAGCAACAAGACATCAGCCACTGTAGCCAAATAGTGCGATTGtgtttttagaaagaaatgtaaatataaatttataagAGCATGATAACATCAGATCATGGATTCTAGGGAGTGCCTTTCTATTGATCTTTTTATGTCTGCATATCGTTTTAGAAACAGTGTCATAGAATGAGCCATCTCGAAGCATACTGCAAACGGTCAGCATTAAGTACATATAGATTCTGTCTTGACTCAATTGCATAAAGACTTGATAGTATCTAGTGCCCTTGGGCTATCTAAAACTTCCCCTGGGGCTGGTAGGTCTGACCAGGTAGGTGAACACATTGCACATCCCCTACTGCAGTgacaaatgaacaaaacagaGTATCCTAGAGCACCTCAGGAGGACTAGATGCCTGTGCTTACACAACTGAAAAAGCCTGCTTTCTTAACTATATTAGCTAAGGGTTTAATAATTGCTAGCTTCTTTATGCACCCCTGGCATCTTAAACTATtcactgaaaagctgttttttctatAATTTGAATTTCCCTCCAAAATTGCTACAAGTTATCCCAAGATGACCATGCTtatatataacttttttttctgtcctgcacCTCAGATTTTGCTCAACAAAAAGTACAATGCAACTGTCCAGGCAATAAGAGCAGCCCCTTACTGCAAGGACATGTACCTCACAAAATGGGAAACATTATGCGAGAATGTGTGTGtctttgtgtctgtgtgtttaaCCATGGCAACCCCCCACTTATGGGCTACAGACCACCTTCACACCCCTCTCTCTGGATTCCTGCATCGAATGTAAAGATTTgaggataaagaaaaaacatgagaCTTTAGAGCTTGAAGGCAGGAGACAGCGATGCAGTTCCTCTTCTGCAACTCCATCCCATGTAAGTAATTTCTacaggaccccatagacccaaAGCCTGTACTTCTCAGTGGGAATCAAGTCAGTGACCTAAAAATCACAAAGACTTTACAAGCATTGCCTTCCTGACCAGTTGCAGAAAACAACAGCTTTGTAATGGTGGTAAGAGTGCACTTTGCTGTGCTGGTAACAACATGAAATCACAGCTGAAAGACTGCATTTTGTAAACACCAGAGGTGCCAATAATTAGAAAGGACAAATTGTCACTGTATTTGCCAAGTTCTGAAGGAACATGGCATTAGTCTAATGACAAATTTAAATTGttacctgtcgtggtttaaaccaagtccccctactcccggagagttaggaaggagaatccaaagaatgtagcccccacggattgagataagaacggtttaatagctaaggcataacacaaaacccctactgccatttactactacaaataataatgatacagcaaacagcaagtgaaaagaatacaacaccccaccagccaccgacccataactcactccaccctgcctggccgagcaccatgtgctccctcctccattttcctccacagctcccaccctccagccttctccttcccagtatcccatcctgggcatcacgtgctatggtatggaatacctcattgactagcctgggtcaggtgtcctgtctctccttcctcccggactcccctcccacctggctggaaaaaaaaaaccttgaacaaaaaacaccct comes from the Melopsittacus undulatus isolate bMelUnd1 chromosome 6, bMelUnd1.mat.Z, whole genome shotgun sequence genome and includes:
- the RGS13 gene encoding regulator of G-protein signaling 13, whose amino-acid sequence is MSPSTCWLCRRNGISSKVSLEEVLQWSQSFEKLLASKYGPVIYKTYLKTEHSDENIEFWLACEAYKKITSQRKRISMARKLFTSYIQPQAPKEINIDSPARKAIIRNIQEPTQSCFEEAQRIIYMHMERDSYPRFLESKFYQNLIHSLQNNGSNSMVN